A genomic segment from Necator americanus strain Aroian chromosome III, whole genome shotgun sequence encodes:
- a CDS encoding hypothetical protein (NECATOR_CHRIII.G9328.T1): protein MDMTAILISIDALISSVFAHTSMKPIAFTVLFLAVFAVDYCKSIPTMHNKADQFAERLLGKFGSSFIRIQKNDCCRINQALNCCTLRWYWNEIQL, encoded by the exons ATGGATATGACGGCTATTCTCATCTCTATC GACGCTTTAATTTCATCTGTCTTTGCACACACGTCAATGAAACCAATTGCGTTcaccgttctttttttggctGTATTCGCTGTGGATTACTGTAAA AGCATCCCGACAATGCACAACAAAGCAGATCAATTTGCTGAGCGATTACTCGGAAAGTTTGGAAGCAGTTTCATCCGAATCCAG aaaaatgattgttGTCGAATCAACCAAGCCCTAAATTGCTGTACACTCCGATGGTACTGGAATGAAATACAGTTATAG
- a CDS encoding hypothetical protein (NECATOR_CHRIII.G9329.T4) — MDWRVVIITYNVNMQRADEDDIEKLLQPAIAANPSLLVIGMQEVAHGETVVGGTVITWQRQMFEWMNTKSEGLVLLAKTYQMTNQVTIFVKRTLIPSIRQIQYRFSRNTMGGLTGHKGSIGVKISLQNRTSMVFVDSHFIHDVVSYDKRIAQFHSNQVCCFPDDEEVKAIFWLGDLNFRVEKDAEETAGVIKSKKGCTLLDSHDQLKRAMRDKEAFVGFTEAPITFSPTYRFYIGSTDYDLKRTPSWCDRILFKGDGITPLSYKSNDQVLVSDHIPVQAVFTVKVPPMPRINWDVLFEHLPTWYSTVPLVGRFQLLNGYWTRRGSYLDWVGVYPASIDDCTSPFRWVWIATCYDQTVQDQRYIVCEFGPLPEVSRTLAARQVVNSLTRRLCLASSLLIAPPPYSSPIHNFCSEPQKPKKMSYELATDGLYLKRGPPPMNPAVPEMRKEAEEFLSFLNKAVTPFHAVQECRERLLQSGFEEIPEADQWNIRPGGKYFVTKNRSTIIAFAIGGAYQPGNGFSIVVGHTDSPCLRVKPVSKIQSEKFNQVGVSTYGGGIWRTWFDRDLCVAGEVVVRAGNTLARRLINIDHPILYIPNLAIHLTKDRETFTCNTETELRPILESFAAAGINSTKKDPATNQADAPTDPRDIVNEHHWNFLEQIALAANTTPDQVVDMDLYLYDANPARLGGIHDEFITGARLDNLVGTFTAIQGLIASLADERLLADDVNIRIAACFDNEEVGSQTAMGAQSSFTEYVLRRLSAGGEPLAFEEAIARSMLISADQAHASHPNYASKHEDNHRPTFHGGVVVKVNVNQRYATTCVTHSVLKQIAAEANVPLQKMVVRNDSPCGSTVGPILACRLGLQTVDVGCPQLAMHSIREMTDTSSISQATRLYATFFNRMRFVLPSLI, encoded by the exons ATGGATTGGCGGGTTGTGATAATCACCTACAATGTGAACATGCAACGAGCTGATGAAGACGATATTGAGAAGTTATTGCAGCCCGCAATTGCAGCTAATCCAAGCCTTTTGGTGATTGGAATGCAG GAAGTTGCTCACGGAGAGACGGTAGTGGGCGGCACTGTGATCACATGGCAACGTCAAATGTTCGAATGGATGAATACGAAGAGTGAAGGATTAGTATTACTCGCAAAAACGTATCAGATGACGAATCAAGTGACCATATTTGTTAAACGGACGTTGATTCCATCA ATAAGGCAGATACAATACCGGTTTAGCCGCAACACGATGGGTGGCTTGACTGGACACAAAGGCTCTATAGGAGTGAAAATTTCATTGCAA AATCGAACTTCTATGGTTTTCGTTGACAGCCATTTTATTCATGATGTGGTTTCATATGACAAACGGATCGCTCAGTTTCACTCAAATCAAGTCTGCTGCTTTCCTGACGACGAGGAAGTCAA AGCGATTTTCTGGCTTGGAGACCTGAATTTCCGCGTTGAAAAGGATGCAGAAGAGACTGCAGGAGTGATCAAGTCTAAGAAAGGGTGTACCCTTCTAG ATTCACATGATCAGTTGAAAAGAGCGATGCGTGATAAGGAAGCATTTGTTGGGTTCACTGAGGCACCGATCACATTCTCGCCTACTTACAG GTTCTACATTGGCAGCACCGATTACGATCTGAAACGCACACCATCGTGGTGTGACCGTATTTTGTTCAAG GGTGACGGCATCACTCCTCTGAGTTACAAATCTAACGATCAAGTATTGGTCAGTGATCATATACCGGTGCAAGCGGTGTTCACCGTGAAG GTACCCCCTATGCCAAGAATTAATTGGGATGTTTTATTCGAACATCTGCCGACATGGTACTCTACAGTACCGTTGGTGGGACGGTTCCAATTATTAAATGGATACTGGACACGTCGTGGAAGTTATTTGGATTGGGTTGGAGTGTATCCG GCATCGATCGATGACTGCACGTCACCGTTCAGGTGGGTTTGGATCGCTACGTGCTACGATCAAACGGTTCAAGATCAACGATATATCGTCTGTGAATTTGGACCTTTGCCAGAAG TCTCTCGTACGCTGGCTGCTCGGCAGGTCGTCAACTCTCTCACTCGACGACTG TGTTTGGCATCGTCACTTCTCATTGCTCCACCACCTTACTCCTCCCCTATCCATAATTTCTGTTCTGAACCAcaaaaaccgaagaaaatgTCAT ACGAACTAGCAACCGATGGATTGTATCTTAAAAGGGGTCCTCCACCGATGA ATCCCGCCGTTCCCGAGATGCGCAAGGAGGCTGAAGAGTTCCTTTCGTTTCTAAACAAGGCTGTCACTCCATTTCAtg ctgtCCAAGAATGCCGAGAACGTCTGCTTCAAAGCGGTTTTGAAGAGATTCCAGAGGCTGATCAGTGGAATATTCGACCAGGCGGAAAATACTTTGTAACAAA AAACCGCAGCACCATAATTGCTTTCGCCATTGGTGGCGCATATCAACCTGGAAACGGTTTCTCTATTGTTGTCGGCCATACTGACAGTCCATGCCTTCGAGTGAAACCGGTGTCGAAAATACAATCGGAGAAATTTAATCAG GTGGGTGTATCCACATATGGTGGTGGTATTTGGCGTACTTGGTTCGATCGTGATCTATGTGTAGCAGGAGAGGTTGTAGTGAGAGCG GGTAACACACTAGCAAGACGTCTTATTAACATAGATCATCCTATACTCTACATTCCAAATTTGGCTATACACTTGACAAAGGATCGTGAAACGTTCACGTGCAACACTGAGACCGAACTCAGACCAATTTTGGAGTCCTTTGCTGCTGCGGGGATCAACTCGACGAAGAAGGACCCGGCTACG AATCAAGCTGACGCGCCTACAGATCCCAGAGATATAGTTAATGAACATCATTGGAACTTTCTGGAACAGATCGCACTGGCTGCCAACACTACTCCAGATCAAGTGGTCGATATGGATCTCTATCTCTATGATGCTAACCCAGCG AGACTCGGTGGCATTCATGACGAGTTCATCACTGGCGCACGCCTTGACAATCTCGTCGGCACCTTCACGGCTATTCAAGGATTGATCGCATCGCTTGCTGATGAACGACTCTTGGCTGACGATGTGAATATTCGTATAGCGGCATGTTTTGACAACGAAGAG GTAGGATCTCAAACAGCCATGGGAGCCCAGTCATCGTTCACAGAATACGTATTGAGACGTCTGAGTGCTGGGGGAGAACCGCTAGCGTTCGAAGAAGCAATTGCTCGAAGTATGCTGATCTCCGCTGATCAAGCTCATGCATCCCACCCGAACTATGCCAGCAAACACGAA GATAATCATCGTCCCACATTTCATGGTGGTGTTGTGGTGAAAGTGAACGTTAATCAACGCTACGCCACCACGTGTGTCACTCATTCAGTGCTCAAACAGATCGCCGCAGAGGCGAATGTCCCGTTACAA AAAATGGTAGTACGTAATGATTCTCCATGTGGATCAACTGTTGGTCCTATACTAGCGTGTAGGCTTGGATTACAAACAGTTGATGTCGGTTGCCCTCAACTAGCTATGCACTCTATTCGTGAAATGACTGACACGAGCAGTATTAGTCAAGCGACACGACTTTATGCG aCTTTCTTCAATAGGATGCGATTTGTACTGCCGTCACTTATATGA
- a CDS encoding hypothetical protein (NECATOR_CHRIII.G9329.T5) — MDWRVVIITYNVNMQRADEDDIEKLLQPAIAANPSLLVIGMQEVAHGETVVGGTVITWQRQMFEWMNTKSEGLVLLAKTYQMTNQVTIFVKRTLIPSIRQIQYRFSRNTMGGLTGHKGSIGVKISLQNRTSMVFVDSHFIHDVVSYDKRIAQFHSNQVCCFPDDEEVKAIFWLGDLNFRVEKDAEETAGVIKSKKGCTLLDSHDQLKRAMRDKEAFVGFTEAPITFSPTYRFYIGSTDYDLKRTPSWCDRILFKGDGITPLSYKSNDQVLVSDHIPVQAVFTVKVPPMPRINWDVLFEHLPTWYSTVPLVGRFQLLNGYWTRRGSYLDWVGVYPASIDDCTSPFRWVWIATCYDQTVQDQRYIVCEFGPLPEGSYRLGYFSHYSNCLMGLSYAGCSAGRQLSHSTTEDDKPVTCVPLRRFLRIIRKLAARSRKKTKQDSVPSENSKQCLASSLLIAPPPYSSPIHNFCSEPQKPKKMSYPAVPEMRKEAEEFLSFLNKAVTPFHAVQECRERLLQSGFEEIPEADQWNIRPGGKYFVTKNRSTIIAFAIGGAYQPGNGFSIVVGHTDSPCLRVKPVSKIQSEKFNQVGVSTYGGGIWRTWFDRDLCVAGEVVVRAGNTLARRLINIDHPILYIPNLAIHLTKDRETFTCNTETELRPILESFAAAGINSTKKDPATNQADAPTDPRDIVNEHHWNFLEQIALAANTTPDQVVDMDLYLYDANPARLGGIHDEFITGARLDNLVGTFTAIQGLIASLADERLLADDVNIRIAACFDNEEVGSQTAMGAQSSFTEYVLRRLSAGGEPLAFEEAIARSMLISADQAHASHPNYASKHEDNHRPTFHGGVVVKVNVNQRYATTCVTHSVLKQIAAEANVPLQKMVVRNDSPCGSTVGPILACRLGLQTVDVGCPQLAMHSIREMTDTSSISQATRLYATFFNRMRFVLPSLI; from the exons ATGGATTGGCGGGTTGTGATAATCACCTACAATGTGAACATGCAACGAGCTGATGAAGACGATATTGAGAAGTTATTGCAGCCCGCAATTGCAGCTAATCCAAGCCTTTTGGTGATTGGAATGCAG GAAGTTGCTCACGGAGAGACGGTAGTGGGCGGCACTGTGATCACATGGCAACGTCAAATGTTCGAATGGATGAATACGAAGAGTGAAGGATTAGTATTACTCGCAAAAACGTATCAGATGACGAATCAAGTGACCATATTTGTTAAACGGACGTTGATTCCATCA ATAAGGCAGATACAATACCGGTTTAGCCGCAACACGATGGGTGGCTTGACTGGACACAAAGGCTCTATAGGAGTGAAAATTTCATTGCAA AATCGAACTTCTATGGTTTTCGTTGACAGCCATTTTATTCATGATGTGGTTTCATATGACAAACGGATCGCTCAGTTTCACTCAAATCAAGTCTGCTGCTTTCCTGACGACGAGGAAGTCAA AGCGATTTTCTGGCTTGGAGACCTGAATTTCCGCGTTGAAAAGGATGCAGAAGAGACTGCAGGAGTGATCAAGTCTAAGAAAGGGTGTACCCTTCTAG ATTCACATGATCAGTTGAAAAGAGCGATGCGTGATAAGGAAGCATTTGTTGGGTTCACTGAGGCACCGATCACATTCTCGCCTACTTACAG GTTCTACATTGGCAGCACCGATTACGATCTGAAACGCACACCATCGTGGTGTGACCGTATTTTGTTCAAG GGTGACGGCATCACTCCTCTGAGTTACAAATCTAACGATCAAGTATTGGTCAGTGATCATATACCGGTGCAAGCGGTGTTCACCGTGAAG GTACCCCCTATGCCAAGAATTAATTGGGATGTTTTATTCGAACATCTGCCGACATGGTACTCTACAGTACCGTTGGTGGGACGGTTCCAATTATTAAATGGATACTGGACACGTCGTGGAAGTTATTTGGATTGGGTTGGAGTGTATCCG GCATCGATCGATGACTGCACGTCACCGTTCAGGTGGGTTTGGATCGCTACGTGCTACGATCAAACGGTTCAAGATCAACGATATATCGTCTGTGAATTTGGACCTTTGCCAGAAGGTTCATATCGACTCGGATACTTCAGCCACTACAGTAACTGTTTGATGGG TCTCTCGTACGCTGGCTGCTCGGCAGGTCGTCAACTCTCTCACTCGACGACTG AAGACGACAAGCCCGTCACGTGTGTCCCATTGCGTCGATTTCTCCGTATTATCCGCAAGCTAGCGGCCAGATCACGTAAGAAAACAAAGCAAGATTCTGTTCCCAGCGAGAATTCAAAACAG TGTTTGGCATCGTCACTTCTCATTGCTCCACCACCTTACTCCTCCCCTATCCATAATTTCTGTTCTGAACCAcaaaaaccgaagaaaatgTCAT ATCCCGCCGTTCCCGAGATGCGCAAGGAGGCTGAAGAGTTCCTTTCGTTTCTAAACAAGGCTGTCACTCCATTTCAtg ctgtCCAAGAATGCCGAGAACGTCTGCTTCAAAGCGGTTTTGAAGAGATTCCAGAGGCTGATCAGTGGAATATTCGACCAGGCGGAAAATACTTTGTAACAAA AAACCGCAGCACCATAATTGCTTTCGCCATTGGTGGCGCATATCAACCTGGAAACGGTTTCTCTATTGTTGTCGGCCATACTGACAGTCCATGCCTTCGAGTGAAACCGGTGTCGAAAATACAATCGGAGAAATTTAATCAG GTGGGTGTATCCACATATGGTGGTGGTATTTGGCGTACTTGGTTCGATCGTGATCTATGTGTAGCAGGAGAGGTTGTAGTGAGAGCG GGTAACACACTAGCAAGACGTCTTATTAACATAGATCATCCTATACTCTACATTCCAAATTTGGCTATACACTTGACAAAGGATCGTGAAACGTTCACGTGCAACACTGAGACCGAACTCAGACCAATTTTGGAGTCCTTTGCTGCTGCGGGGATCAACTCGACGAAGAAGGACCCGGCTACG AATCAAGCTGACGCGCCTACAGATCCCAGAGATATAGTTAATGAACATCATTGGAACTTTCTGGAACAGATCGCACTGGCTGCCAACACTACTCCAGATCAAGTGGTCGATATGGATCTCTATCTCTATGATGCTAACCCAGCG AGACTCGGTGGCATTCATGACGAGTTCATCACTGGCGCACGCCTTGACAATCTCGTCGGCACCTTCACGGCTATTCAAGGATTGATCGCATCGCTTGCTGATGAACGACTCTTGGCTGACGATGTGAATATTCGTATAGCGGCATGTTTTGACAACGAAGAG GTAGGATCTCAAACAGCCATGGGAGCCCAGTCATCGTTCACAGAATACGTATTGAGACGTCTGAGTGCTGGGGGAGAACCGCTAGCGTTCGAAGAAGCAATTGCTCGAAGTATGCTGATCTCCGCTGATCAAGCTCATGCATCCCACCCGAACTATGCCAGCAAACACGAA GATAATCATCGTCCCACATTTCATGGTGGTGTTGTGGTGAAAGTGAACGTTAATCAACGCTACGCCACCACGTGTGTCACTCATTCAGTGCTCAAACAGATCGCCGCAGAGGCGAATGTCCCGTTACAA AAAATGGTAGTACGTAATGATTCTCCATGTGGATCAACTGTTGGTCCTATACTAGCGTGTAGGCTTGGATTACAAACAGTTGATGTCGGTTGCCCTCAACTAGCTATGCACTCTATTCGTGAAATGACTGACACGAGCAGTATTAGTCAAGCGACACGACTTTATGCG aCTTTCTTCAATAGGATGCGATTTGTACTGCCGTCACTTATATGA
- a CDS encoding hypothetical protein (NECATOR_CHRIII.G9329.T3), which produces MDWRVVIITYNVNMQRADEDDIEKLLQPAIAANPSLLVIGMQEVAHGETVVGGTVITWQRQMFEWMNTKSEGLVLLAKTYQMTNQVTIFVKRTLIPSIRQIQYRFSRNTMGGLTGHKGSIGVKISLQNRTSMVFVDSHFIHDVVSYDKRIAQFHSNQVCCFPDDEEVKAIFWLGDLNFRVEKDAEETAGVIKSKKGCTLLDSHDQLKRAMRDKEAFVGFTEAPITFSPTYRFYIGSTDYDLKRTPSWCDRILFKGDGITPLSYKSNDQVLVSDHIPVQAVFTVKVPPMPRINWDVLFEHLPTWYSTVPLVGRFQLLNGYWTRRGSYLDWVGVYPASIDDCTSPFRWVWIATCYDQTVQDQRYIVCEFGPLPEGSYRLGYFSHYSNCLMGLSYAGCSAGRQLSHSTTEDDKPVTCVPLRRFLRIIRKLAARSRKKTKQDSVPSENSKQCLASSLLIAPPPYSSPIHNFCSEPQKPKKMSYELATDGLYLKRGPPPMNPAVPEMRKEAEEFLSFLNKAVTPFHAVQECRERLLQSGFEEIPEADQWNIRPGGKYFVTKNRSTIIAFAIGGAYQPGNGFSIVVGHTDSPCLRVKPVSKIQSEKFNQVGVSTYGGGIWRTWFDRDLCVAGEVVVRAGNTLARRLINIDHPILYIPNLAIHLTKDRETFTCNTETELRPILESFAAAGINSTKKDPATNQADAPTDPRDIVNEHHWNFLEQIALAANTTPDQVVDMDLYLYDANPARLGGIHDEFITGARLDNLVGTFTAIQGLIASLADERLLADDVNIRIAACFDNEEVGSQTAMGAQSSFTEYVLRRLSAGGEPLAFEEAIARSMLISADQAHASHPNYASKHEDNHRPTFHGGVVVKVNVNQRYATTCVTHSVLKQIAAEANVPLQKMVVRNDSPCGSTVGPILACRLGLQTVDVGCPQLAMHSIREMTDTSSISQATRLYATFFNRMRFVLPSLI; this is translated from the exons ATGGATTGGCGGGTTGTGATAATCACCTACAATGTGAACATGCAACGAGCTGATGAAGACGATATTGAGAAGTTATTGCAGCCCGCAATTGCAGCTAATCCAAGCCTTTTGGTGATTGGAATGCAG GAAGTTGCTCACGGAGAGACGGTAGTGGGCGGCACTGTGATCACATGGCAACGTCAAATGTTCGAATGGATGAATACGAAGAGTGAAGGATTAGTATTACTCGCAAAAACGTATCAGATGACGAATCAAGTGACCATATTTGTTAAACGGACGTTGATTCCATCA ATAAGGCAGATACAATACCGGTTTAGCCGCAACACGATGGGTGGCTTGACTGGACACAAAGGCTCTATAGGAGTGAAAATTTCATTGCAA AATCGAACTTCTATGGTTTTCGTTGACAGCCATTTTATTCATGATGTGGTTTCATATGACAAACGGATCGCTCAGTTTCACTCAAATCAAGTCTGCTGCTTTCCTGACGACGAGGAAGTCAA AGCGATTTTCTGGCTTGGAGACCTGAATTTCCGCGTTGAAAAGGATGCAGAAGAGACTGCAGGAGTGATCAAGTCTAAGAAAGGGTGTACCCTTCTAG ATTCACATGATCAGTTGAAAAGAGCGATGCGTGATAAGGAAGCATTTGTTGGGTTCACTGAGGCACCGATCACATTCTCGCCTACTTACAG GTTCTACATTGGCAGCACCGATTACGATCTGAAACGCACACCATCGTGGTGTGACCGTATTTTGTTCAAG GGTGACGGCATCACTCCTCTGAGTTACAAATCTAACGATCAAGTATTGGTCAGTGATCATATACCGGTGCAAGCGGTGTTCACCGTGAAG GTACCCCCTATGCCAAGAATTAATTGGGATGTTTTATTCGAACATCTGCCGACATGGTACTCTACAGTACCGTTGGTGGGACGGTTCCAATTATTAAATGGATACTGGACACGTCGTGGAAGTTATTTGGATTGGGTTGGAGTGTATCCG GCATCGATCGATGACTGCACGTCACCGTTCAGGTGGGTTTGGATCGCTACGTGCTACGATCAAACGGTTCAAGATCAACGATATATCGTCTGTGAATTTGGACCTTTGCCAGAAGGTTCATATCGACTCGGATACTTCAGCCACTACAGTAACTGTTTGATGGG TCTCTCGTACGCTGGCTGCTCGGCAGGTCGTCAACTCTCTCACTCGACGACTG AAGACGACAAGCCCGTCACGTGTGTCCCATTGCGTCGATTTCTCCGTATTATCCGCAAGCTAGCGGCCAGATCACGTAAGAAAACAAAGCAAGATTCTGTTCCCAGCGAGAATTCAAAACAG TGTTTGGCATCGTCACTTCTCATTGCTCCACCACCTTACTCCTCCCCTATCCATAATTTCTGTTCTGAACCAcaaaaaccgaagaaaatgTCAT ACGAACTAGCAACCGATGGATTGTATCTTAAAAGGGGTCCTCCACCGATGA ATCCCGCCGTTCCCGAGATGCGCAAGGAGGCTGAAGAGTTCCTTTCGTTTCTAAACAAGGCTGTCACTCCATTTCAtg ctgtCCAAGAATGCCGAGAACGTCTGCTTCAAAGCGGTTTTGAAGAGATTCCAGAGGCTGATCAGTGGAATATTCGACCAGGCGGAAAATACTTTGTAACAAA AAACCGCAGCACCATAATTGCTTTCGCCATTGGTGGCGCATATCAACCTGGAAACGGTTTCTCTATTGTTGTCGGCCATACTGACAGTCCATGCCTTCGAGTGAAACCGGTGTCGAAAATACAATCGGAGAAATTTAATCAG GTGGGTGTATCCACATATGGTGGTGGTATTTGGCGTACTTGGTTCGATCGTGATCTATGTGTAGCAGGAGAGGTTGTAGTGAGAGCG GGTAACACACTAGCAAGACGTCTTATTAACATAGATCATCCTATACTCTACATTCCAAATTTGGCTATACACTTGACAAAGGATCGTGAAACGTTCACGTGCAACACTGAGACCGAACTCAGACCAATTTTGGAGTCCTTTGCTGCTGCGGGGATCAACTCGACGAAGAAGGACCCGGCTACG AATCAAGCTGACGCGCCTACAGATCCCAGAGATATAGTTAATGAACATCATTGGAACTTTCTGGAACAGATCGCACTGGCTGCCAACACTACTCCAGATCAAGTGGTCGATATGGATCTCTATCTCTATGATGCTAACCCAGCG AGACTCGGTGGCATTCATGACGAGTTCATCACTGGCGCACGCCTTGACAATCTCGTCGGCACCTTCACGGCTATTCAAGGATTGATCGCATCGCTTGCTGATGAACGACTCTTGGCTGACGATGTGAATATTCGTATAGCGGCATGTTTTGACAACGAAGAG GTAGGATCTCAAACAGCCATGGGAGCCCAGTCATCGTTCACAGAATACGTATTGAGACGTCTGAGTGCTGGGGGAGAACCGCTAGCGTTCGAAGAAGCAATTGCTCGAAGTATGCTGATCTCCGCTGATCAAGCTCATGCATCCCACCCGAACTATGCCAGCAAACACGAA GATAATCATCGTCCCACATTTCATGGTGGTGTTGTGGTGAAAGTGAACGTTAATCAACGCTACGCCACCACGTGTGTCACTCATTCAGTGCTCAAACAGATCGCCGCAGAGGCGAATGTCCCGTTACAA AAAATGGTAGTACGTAATGATTCTCCATGTGGATCAACTGTTGGTCCTATACTAGCGTGTAGGCTTGGATTACAAACAGTTGATGTCGGTTGCCCTCAACTAGCTATGCACTCTATTCGTGAAATGACTGACACGAGCAGTATTAGTCAAGCGACACGACTTTATGCG aCTTTCTTCAATAGGATGCGATTTGTACTGCCGTCACTTATATGA
- a CDS encoding hypothetical protein (NECATOR_CHRIII.G9329.T1) has translation MRTEDDKPVTCVPLRRFLRIIRKLAARSRKKTKQDSVPSENSKQCLASSLLIAPPPYSSPIHNFCSEPQKPKKMSYELATDGLYLKRGPPPMNPAVPEMRKEAEEFLSFLNKAVTPFHAVQECRERLLQSGFEEIPEADQWNIRPGGKYFVTKNRSTIIAFAIGGAYQPGNGFSIVVGHTDSPCLRVKPVSKIQSEKFNQVGVSTYGGGIWRTWFDRDLCVAGEVVVRAGNTLARRLINIDHPILYIPNLAIHLTKDRETFTCNTETELRPILESFAAAGINSTKKDPATNQADAPTDPRDIVNEHHWNFLEQIALAANTTPDQVVDMDLYLYDANPARLGGIHDEFITGARLDNLVGTFTAIQGLIASLADERLLADDVNIRIAACFDNEEVGSQTAMGAQSSFTEYVLRRLSAGGEPLAFEEAIARSMLISADQAHASHPNYASKHEDNHRPTFHGGVVVKVNVNQRYATTCVTHSVLKQIAAEANVPLQKMVVRNDSPCGSTVGPILACRLGLQTVDVGCPQLAMHSIREMTDTSSISQATRLYATFFNRMRFVLPSLI, from the exons ATGCGCACAGAAGACGACAAGCCCGTCACGTGTGTCCCATTGCGTCGATTTCTCCGTATTATCCGCAAGCTAGCGGCCAGATCACGTAAGAAAACAAAGCAAGATTCTGTTCCCAGCGAGAATTCAAAACAG TGTTTGGCATCGTCACTTCTCATTGCTCCACCACCTTACTCCTCCCCTATCCATAATTTCTGTTCTGAACCAcaaaaaccgaagaaaatgTCAT ACGAACTAGCAACCGATGGATTGTATCTTAAAAGGGGTCCTCCACCGATGA ATCCCGCCGTTCCCGAGATGCGCAAGGAGGCTGAAGAGTTCCTTTCGTTTCTAAACAAGGCTGTCACTCCATTTCAtg ctgtCCAAGAATGCCGAGAACGTCTGCTTCAAAGCGGTTTTGAAGAGATTCCAGAGGCTGATCAGTGGAATATTCGACCAGGCGGAAAATACTTTGTAACAAA AAACCGCAGCACCATAATTGCTTTCGCCATTGGTGGCGCATATCAACCTGGAAACGGTTTCTCTATTGTTGTCGGCCATACTGACAGTCCATGCCTTCGAGTGAAACCGGTGTCGAAAATACAATCGGAGAAATTTAATCAG GTGGGTGTATCCACATATGGTGGTGGTATTTGGCGTACTTGGTTCGATCGTGATCTATGTGTAGCAGGAGAGGTTGTAGTGAGAGCG GGTAACACACTAGCAAGACGTCTTATTAACATAGATCATCCTATACTCTACATTCCAAATTTGGCTATACACTTGACAAAGGATCGTGAAACGTTCACGTGCAACACTGAGACCGAACTCAGACCAATTTTGGAGTCCTTTGCTGCTGCGGGGATCAACTCGACGAAGAAGGACCCGGCTACG AATCAAGCTGACGCGCCTACAGATCCCAGAGATATAGTTAATGAACATCATTGGAACTTTCTGGAACAGATCGCACTGGCTGCCAACACTACTCCAGATCAAGTGGTCGATATGGATCTCTATCTCTATGATGCTAACCCAGCG AGACTCGGTGGCATTCATGACGAGTTCATCACTGGCGCACGCCTTGACAATCTCGTCGGCACCTTCACGGCTATTCAAGGATTGATCGCATCGCTTGCTGATGAACGACTCTTGGCTGACGATGTGAATATTCGTATAGCGGCATGTTTTGACAACGAAGAGGTAG GATCTCAAACAGCCATGGGAGCCCAGTCATCGTTCACAGAATACGTATTGAGACGTCTGAGTGCTGGGGGAGAACCGCTAGCGTTCGAAGAAGCAATTGCTCGAAGTATGCTGATCTCCGCTGATCAAGCTCATGCATCCCACCCGAACTATGCCAGCAAACACGAA GATAATCATCGTCCCACATTTCATGGTGGTGTTGTGGTGAAAGTGAACGTTAATCAACGCTACGCCACCACGTGTGTCACTCATTCAGTGCTCAAACAGATCGCCGCAGAGGCGAATGTCCCGTTACAA AAAATGGTAGTACGTAATGATTCTCCATGTGGATCAACTGTTGGTCCTATACTAGCGTGTAGGCTTGGATTACAAACAGTTGATGTCGGTTGCCCTCAACTAGCTATGCACTCTATTCGTGAAATGACTGACACGAGCAGTATTAGTCAAGCGACACGACTTTATGCG aCTTTCTTCAATAGGATGCGATTTGTACTGCCGTCACTTATATGA